The segment TTGACGTAAGATTTCCACTTTGACCATTCTTCCAGTATTAGCTGCGATTTGCATAACTTTTAGTCTCCTTTCGCAGAGTAGTCGCGTTTACGTGGTGGGATTAATGAAACGTCGACTTCTTGGTACGTGATGATTGGATTACCAGTAGCTGGGTCAAACTTCGCCATTGTTGTTTTTAAGAAGTTCTCATCATCACGGTTAGGGAAATCAGGTTTATAGTGTGCACCACGAGATTCATTACGTAATAGTGCACCTTTTGTCATTACTTTTGCAAGCACTAACATATTTTTAAGCTGACGTGTAAAGTGTGCGCCTTGATTGCTCCATTTTTGCGTATCATTGATGTTGATGTTGTTCCAACGCTCAGTAAGCTCATCAAGTTTTTTCAATGTATCTTCAAGCTGATCATTGTAACGTACTACAGTCATTGTAGCAGTCATCATTTCACCAAGCTCTTTATGCAGTAAGTAAGCGTTTTCTGTGCCTTCCATTTTCATGATAGCATCCCATTTCGCTTGTTCCTCTTTTACACGAGCATCGTAAATCTCTTGTGGAAGATCTTCAGCATGCTTTTTAAGACCTTTTACATAGTCTACTGCGTTTGGTCCTGCAACCATACCACCGTAGATAGCAGATAATAATGAGTTTGCACCAAGACGGTTTGCACCATGTTGAGAGTAATCACATTCACCTGCTGCAAATAGACCAGGAATTTCAGTCATTTGATTGTAGTCAACCCATAATCCACCCATTGAATAGTGAACTGCTGGGAAAATTTTCATTGGTAATTTACGTGGGTCATCCCCTACGAATTTTTCGTAGATTTCGATGATACCACCAAGTTTAACGTCCAATTCATGTGGATCTTTATGTGAAAGATCTAGGTATACCATGTTTTCGCCATTGATACCAAGTTTTTGGTTTACACAAACGTCGAAAATTTCACGTGTCGCAATATCACGTGGTACTAAGTTACCATAAGCTGGGTATTTCTCTTCTAAGAAGTACCAAGGTTTACCGTCTTTATAAGTCCAAATACGACCACCTTCACCACGAGCTGATTCTGACATTAGACGGTTTTTGTCATCTCCAGGAATCGCTGTTGGGTGAATTTGAATGAATTCACCATTCGCATATGAAGCACCTTGTTGATAAACGATAGAAGCAGCAGAGCCTGTGTTAATAACAGAGTTTGTTGTTTTACCGAAGATAATACCAGGGCCACCAGTCGCCATAATAACAGCGTCTGCACGGAATGATTTAATTTCCTCTGTACGCATATCTTGCGCTACGATACCACGACAAACGCCGTCTTCATCGATAATAACACCAAGGAATTCCCAATGTTCATATTTATTTACTAAACCAGCTACTTCATGAGAACGAACTTGCTCATCTAGCGCATATAGTAATTGTTGACCTGTTGTTGCACCAGAGAAAGCTGTACGGTGCATTAAAGTACCACCAAAACGACGGAAATCTAAAAGTCCTTCTGGTGTACGGTTGAACATAACACCCATACGATCCATTAAGTGGATAATGCCAGGTGCTGCATCACACATACCTTTAACTGGTGGTTGGTTCGCTAGGAAGTCCCCACCATAAACTGTATCATCAAAGTGGATCCATGGAGAATCCCCTTCACCTTTAGTATTTACCGCACCATTAATTCCGCCTTGCGCACAAACAGAGTGTGAGCGTTTTACAGGAACTAATGAGAATAAATCAACTTCAGTACCAACTTCAGCTGCTTTAATCGTTGCCATCAGACCGGCAAGACCACCGCCGACAACAATTATTTTGCTTTTCGCCATGATTATTTCTCACTCCTCTTAAAAAATTGCAATGATTGCATGTGCTCTTCTACTATAGCTTCTTATTCAATTAAACGAATGCTAGAATAGCAGCCACACCAACGACACTTAGAATTACGAAAATAATGTTTGTTACGTAAGTAGCAATCTTTTGAGACTGAGGAGATTGTGTAATACCCCAGCTTACTAGGAATGCCCATAAACCGTTTGATAAGTGGAAAGTTGCTGATAGAATACCAACAATGTAGAATCCAAGCATAAATGGATTAGCAACGATTTCTTCCATCATGTTAAAGTTAACATCAGCACCAAGCGCCTTTTGAATACGCGTTTGGAAGATATGCCATGCAATGAAAATCACTAAAAATACACCAGTGAAACGTTGTAAAGAGAACATCCAGTTACGGTATGTACTAAAACGTCCTGTGTTTGGTGTAGCCGTGAATGCAATATACACACCATAGAATGCATGGAATAGCAATGGGATATAAATCACAACCCATTCAATTAGCAGCAGTAGTGAGTGAGGAACTAACTCCATAACTCCTGTTGCATCATTGTAAGACTGTTCACCGCCAACAGCAGTGAAGTTCAATGACAAGTGGAACACCAAGAACAAACCTACTGGAATGACCCCAAGTAGAGAATGTAAGCGGCGCCATAAAAACTCTCGATCTTTCGACAAGACTATTACCCCCCTTAGTACTTAAAATAGCACAACAAAAGAAGTCATCATTTTGTAAATGATACTTCATTGACTGTGTATTTCATCATGGTACAATATTATGACATGTTTATTGTACTCTCAAGAGCTACAAGCGTCAAGGTTGCTTGGCGTTTTTCATAGCGCTTATTAAAGAATTAATCTAGTACATAATGCGTTGTTTTTTCTCGAAAAATCTATTTTTACATTATCGACATTGAGTTTTAAGAAAATTCTAAGAAAGAAGGATACTAATGTTAAACACTCCATCTCCTACAATCTCAGCATTTGGCTATGAAATTATTCGCGATCATATTTTATCTGCTATCCTTGGTAAACATGAAGATGATGTCCTTTATTGGGCTGGTAAAGACCTTGCACGCAAGTTTCCCTGTAAAACACAAGGCGAATTAATCGCATTTTTCACAGATGCCTGTTGGGGTACATTAGAGCTTATCAAGGAATCAAAGGATGGGCGCATTTTTCAATTGACAAATGACCCCGAACTACTGCAAATGAAGCAGCGCAGCTTTAGACTTGAGGCAGGATTTATAGCTGAACAAATTCAGCTCGAAAAGGGCTTGTTAACAGAATGCTATGATGAAAAGCGTGAGAAGCAACAATATGTTATGTTTACAGTAAAATGGGATGCTAAGGAACATATCATATCTGCAAAGTGACAAAAAGAGGAAATCTCTGATGAATATGAGATTTCCCCTTTTTTATTACAGTTTCTACTATTATTATAGAAGATATTCATCTATTGATTATGGTAAGGCAAAGTCTGTGAAACAAAGGTCTATTAACACGCCTCATTATATATAAATCGTTTGCTCTAAATTAAATTCATCATGCAATGCATTTGCTGCACGAATCATCTCATCCTGTGGTACAACAACAGATACTTTAATTTCAGATGTGCTTACCATTTTAACTGGGATATTTTCACAACGTAAGCGATCAAACATACGTGCAGCAACACCGGGATTAGATGCCATACCTGAGCCAATGATGGATACTTTCGCTAATCCAATCTCAAAGTCTGCAAAGTTAAAGCCTAGCGATAATTTGCTATCCTCTAAAACACGTAATGCGTCTGCAAACTCCTCTTTTAAAATCGAGAATGACACAGTCGGCTTCACTCCATCAATAATGGCTTGAACAATAATATCTACATTAATATGATTTTCCGCAAGCACTGTAAAAATATCAGCTAACGAAGCATCAGAATATGTATCATAGCCAACTGTTAAACGAATAATATCTGACTCAAAGGCCACACCACGAACAACTAAATTTTTCTCCATCTCAACTTCCTCCTTCAATAAAGTGCC is part of the Lysinibacillus sp. FSL K6-0232 genome and harbors:
- the sdhA gene encoding succinate dehydrogenase flavoprotein subunit; translated protein: MAKSKIIVVGGGLAGLMATIKAAEVGTEVDLFSLVPVKRSHSVCAQGGINGAVNTKGEGDSPWIHFDDTVYGGDFLANQPPVKGMCDAAPGIIHLMDRMGVMFNRTPEGLLDFRRFGGTLMHRTAFSGATTGQQLLYALDEQVRSHEVAGLVNKYEHWEFLGVIIDEDGVCRGIVAQDMRTEEIKSFRADAVIMATGGPGIIFGKTTNSVINTGSAASIVYQQGASYANGEFIQIHPTAIPGDDKNRLMSESARGEGGRIWTYKDGKPWYFLEEKYPAYGNLVPRDIATREIFDVCVNQKLGINGENMVYLDLSHKDPHELDVKLGGIIEIYEKFVGDDPRKLPMKIFPAVHYSMGGLWVDYNQMTEIPGLFAAGECDYSQHGANRLGANSLLSAIYGGMVAGPNAVDYVKGLKKHAEDLPQEIYDARVKEEQAKWDAIMKMEGTENAYLLHKELGEMMTATMTVVRYNDQLEDTLKKLDELTERWNNININDTQKWSNQGAHFTRQLKNMLVLAKVMTKGALLRNESRGAHYKPDFPNRDDENFLKTTMAKFDPATGNPIITYQEVDVSLIPPRKRDYSAKGD
- a CDS encoding succinate dehydrogenase cytochrome b558 subunit — protein: MSKDREFLWRRLHSLLGVIPVGLFLVFHLSLNFTAVGGEQSYNDATGVMELVPHSLLLLIEWVVIYIPLLFHAFYGVYIAFTATPNTGRFSTYRNWMFSLQRFTGVFLVIFIAWHIFQTRIQKALGADVNFNMMEEIVANPFMLGFYIVGILSATFHLSNGLWAFLVSWGITQSPQSQKIATYVTNIIFVILSVVGVAAILAFV
- a CDS encoding YslB family protein; the protein is MLNTPSPTISAFGYEIIRDHILSAILGKHEDDVLYWAGKDLARKFPCKTQGELIAFFTDACWGTLELIKESKDGRIFQLTNDPELLQMKQRSFRLEAGFIAEQIQLEKGLLTECYDEKREKQQYVMFTVKWDAKEHIISAK